TCCCGTTCGTTTATGACATTATTAAATTCCCCCTCCTCTGATGTGCTTTTAACACCTCCAAAAGCACGTAAAGAAGATCATTCGATTACCCAACTTGGGCGTACAAGAAACGATCCCTATGCGTGGATGAAGGATGAAAACTGGCAGGAACTTTTGACAGATCCCACAAAAGTTCGCCCAGATATTAAAGAACATCTTGAAGCAGAAAATACCTATACCAAAGCTGTTCTAAAGGGGACAGAAGCGTTGCAAAAAACGCTTTTTGAGGAAATGAAAAAACGTCTGCCGCCGAAAGAAAATGGTGTGCCGCGTCCAGATGGGGCATACGCCTATACGGCACGTTTTGAAGAGGGCGCACAGCATCCGCTCCATATTCGCCATAAGGTCGGTACAGGCACAGATCCTTTGGAAAATATGGGGCCAGAAGAAATCCTTCTGGACGAAGCCAAAGAGGCAGAAGGCAAAGCTTTTTACCATGCTGTTGGGTTTTGTCATTCGCAAGATCATCGCTTTTATGCGTGGGGTGAAGATACTCAAGGGTCTGAAATTTATCAGATTAAAGTCCGAGAAATCGCAACGGGAGAATTTGTCGGAAAGCCTGTTGAGGGGAGCACGGGTGATTTTATTCTTACGCCGGATAATCAGTGGATTTTTTGGATTTGGCGGGATGAAAATGGTCGTCCGAGAAAATTGTTCCGCCGTCGTTTAGGCGAGGATAATGACATTTTGGTTTTTGAAGAGGAAGATCAGGGATTCTTTTTGCATCTTTCTTTAACTTCTTCCAAACGTTTTATTAAGCTTGGGCGTGGCGATCATGAAAGCTCAGAAACGCTCTTAATTAAAGCAGATGAGCCGGAAAGCACCCCTTTCTCTGCGGCACCTTTGATAAGGGGGGAGCGCTATGAAATTTTTGATTGGCAAGATCGTTTCCTCATTCTAACCAACCGAAATAATGCCGTTGATTTCCAGATTTTACAGTCTAAAAATCATCAAACGAAGAGAGAAGCATGGGAGGCATTTCTGCCGCATGCGCCGGGGCATTTCCTTTTGGGACTAAATGTTGCTCAAGACTGGATTGTCTGGACAGAGCGTATTGAGGGCAACCCAACTTTGCGCTTTATCTCTTTTGAAGATGTAAAAGACAGTCAAGATATTCGTACGAAATCAAAAGAAATTGCGATTTCAGATCCTGCTTATGATTTAAGCTCTTTGGGCTTTTTGGGTTTCAAAAGTGAAACGATCCGTTATATCTGGCAGTCCCCCTCAACAGCGCCGCATTGGGTGGATGAAAATATTGCGACAGGGGAGAAGAAGTTAAGAAAGGTTTGGAAATCTCCTGTGCCTTTTGATGCAGACCAGTATGAAACAAAGCGTCTTTATGTCAAAGCGACAGATGGTGAAGAGGTACCGGTTACCTTGCTTATGCGTAAAGGCACGCAACAGAACGGAGAAACGCCTCTTCTTCTTTATGGTTACGGCTCTTATGGTATTCCGATGGAGGCTGATTTTAACCCAAATATCTATAGTCTTATTGACCGTGGCTGGATTTTTGCGGTTGCCCATATTCGGGGTGGAACGGAAAAAGGTTGGAATTGGTTTTTACAGGGACGCAAAAAGAACAAACCAAATACCTTTACCGATTTTGTGGCTGCTGCCCGCTATTTGATTGCGGAGAAATATACATCGGCAGATTATATGGTCGCTCAAGGCGGTTCTGCCGGCGGTATGCTGATGGGCGCAGTTGCAAACCTCGCACCAGAACTTTTTGCAGGTATCGTTGCGCAAGTACCATTTGTCGATGTGCTGAATACGATGTCGGATGTGGATTTACCGCTGACACCTCCCGAATGGCCGGAATGGGGTAATCCCCTCAAGAGTGAAGAGGATTATGATCTGATCGCCTCTTATTCCCCTTATGATAATATTCGTCATACAGATTATCCTGCTATTTTGGCGATGGGGGGACTCTCTGATCCAAGGGTTACCTATTGGGAACCTGCAAAATGGATTGCTCGTCTCAGAGATGAGGCCAAATCAGGGCAGTTTATGTGCCGGATCAATATGGAATCAGGGCATAAAGGTTCTTCCGGACGTTTTGACCGGTTGCATGAAGTCGCTATCGTCCAAGCCTTTGCCATGTGGGCGGTTGCACAAAAGACAGGTAAAATTTGATCTGAGATGGCAAAAAAGGCAAAACCGAAAGAACAGAAAAGCGAACTGGGTGAGGGGGAGAAATATGTTCTCTCCCAACCTTGCGAATCTGTTTTGGAAGTTAAAAAAAGCGTTTTTTTAGCCTATGCCGCCCCTGTAGCGGATGAGGCATCCGCCATGGCATTTATTGCCGAAAAATCCAAAGAGGACGCTCGGCATAATTGTTGGGCTTTTCGGGCAGGTGGGGCGGCACGTGCCTATGATGCTGGCGAGCCGACCGGCACAGCAGGGCGTCCAATCCTTTCGGTTATTGAGGGCAGAGAGCTGGAAGATATTGCCGTTCTCGTTGTGCGTTATTTTGGCGGGATCAAACTCGGCGCAGGCGGATTGATGCGGGCTTATTCAGGTGCCGCCGCAAACTGCCTGAACGAAGGGATTTTTGATATTTTCGTCCCGATGCAAAAGGCGGTTTTTACCTGCCCCTTCGAACTTTTTGATTTTTTTTCGGCGAGTTTGGACATATGGGGCGGTAATATTGAGGTACGGGAGTTCGGTGGTGAGGGTGTCCGCCTAACCGTCAAAATCCCCCAAAAACATTTTGAAGAGGCGGAACGCTGGCTTGCCGACCACTCACGTGGAAAAGTGAGCTTTGAAACGGAAAATTAAGGAAAAGCAGGCGTAATTTGGTCTAAAATACGTTATGATCTGCTGAGTTCATCATAAGGGGAAGCCAGTTATGAAACCTACAAAGATTAAAAATATTTTCGCCCTTTTTTCGGGGTTTTTCGCTGTTTCTGCGCTCCAGATCATGCCGGCTGCGGCGCATAGCAACAAAGACCCCGCCCTTGCACCCTCTCCCGATTGGCAGAGAGCGGCCGAAGTATTGATTAGCGCAGGTTTGGAAAATCCCGGTGCGGTGCATTTCATGCCGCAAACACCTATAC
The sequence above is drawn from the Acetobacteraceae bacterium genome and encodes:
- a CDS encoding S9 family peptidase; its protein translation is MTLLNSPSSDVLLTPPKARKEDHSITQLGRTRNDPYAWMKDENWQELLTDPTKVRPDIKEHLEAENTYTKAVLKGTEALQKTLFEEMKKRLPPKENGVPRPDGAYAYTARFEEGAQHPLHIRHKVGTGTDPLENMGPEEILLDEAKEAEGKAFYHAVGFCHSQDHRFYAWGEDTQGSEIYQIKVREIATGEFVGKPVEGSTGDFILTPDNQWIFWIWRDENGRPRKLFRRRLGEDNDILVFEEEDQGFFLHLSLTSSKRFIKLGRGDHESSETLLIKADEPESTPFSAAPLIRGERYEIFDWQDRFLILTNRNNAVDFQILQSKNHQTKREAWEAFLPHAPGHFLLGLNVAQDWIVWTERIEGNPTLRFISFEDVKDSQDIRTKSKEIAISDPAYDLSSLGFLGFKSETIRYIWQSPSTAPHWVDENIATGEKKLRKVWKSPVPFDADQYETKRLYVKATDGEEVPVTLLMRKGTQQNGETPLLLYGYGSYGIPMEADFNPNIYSLIDRGWIFAVAHIRGGTEKGWNWFLQGRKKNKPNTFTDFVAAARYLIAEKYTSADYMVAQGGSAGGMLMGAVANLAPELFAGIVAQVPFVDVLNTMSDVDLPLTPPEWPEWGNPLKSEEDYDLIASYSPYDNIRHTDYPAILAMGGLSDPRVTYWEPAKWIARLRDEAKSGQFMCRINMESGHKGSSGRFDRLHEVAIVQAFAMWAVAQKTGKI
- a CDS encoding YigZ family protein, which gives rise to MAKKAKPKEQKSELGEGEKYVLSQPCESVLEVKKSVFLAYAAPVADEASAMAFIAEKSKEDARHNCWAFRAGGAARAYDAGEPTGTAGRPILSVIEGRELEDIAVLVVRYFGGIKLGAGGLMRAYSGAAANCLNEGIFDIFVPMQKAVFTCPFELFDFFSASLDIWGGNIEVREFGGEGVRLTVKIPQKHFEEAERWLADHSRGKVSFETEN